The following are from one region of the Nicotiana tomentosiformis chromosome 7, ASM39032v3, whole genome shotgun sequence genome:
- the LOC104110822 gene encoding glyoxylase I 4-like, protein MGRDIEIVKAETEETTTTFNWPSSEKRMPLLALNHVSYVCKSVPKSVQFYVEVLDFVLVQRPSSFDFEGAWLFNHGIGIHLLGKEDVQQKKGKINPKDNHISFQCKGMDLIMQKLGDMNIEYVTATVKDNEIIVDQLFFHDPDGNMIEICNCQNFPLLPLSSCPLNKFTNQMTNHTMPNSFYGSSTTKMKCSREVESQMMEKLALDMIDISF, encoded by the exons atgggGAGAGATATTGAGATTGTGAAAGCAGAAACCGAGGAGACAACCACTACTTTCAACTGGCCGTCATCGGAAAAGAGAATGCCTTTGTTGGCATTGAACCATGTTTCCTATGTGTGCAAGTCTGTTCCTAAATCTGTCCAATTCTATGTGGAAGTTCTTGATTTTGTTCTCGTCCAGAGGCCTTCGTCCTTTGATTTTGAAGGAGCTTG GTTGTTTAATCATGGAATCGGAATTCATTTGCTAGGAAAAGAAGATGTGCAACAAAAGAAGGGAAAGATAAACCCAAAAGACAatcacatttcattccaatgCAAAGGTATGGACCTCATAATGCAGAAACTGGGTGATATGAACATTGAATATGTTACTGCAACTGTGAAGGACAACGAAATCATTGTGGATCAACTCTTCTTCCATGACCCTGATGGCAATATGATTGAGATTTGTAATTGCCAAAATTTTCCACTACTCCCACTTTCTTCTTGTCCTCTCAACAAGTTCACCAATCAAATGACCAACCACACTATGCCAAATTCTTTTTACG GGAGTAGCACAACAAAGATGAAGTGCTCAAGAGAAGTAGAATCTCAAATGATGGAGAAGTTAGCTCTGGACATGATAGATATTTCATTCTAA